The proteins below are encoded in one region of Apium graveolens cultivar Ventura chromosome 4, ASM990537v1, whole genome shotgun sequence:
- the LOC141720095 gene encoding glutathione S-transferase T3-like, whose translation MELSSQFSVAAKAEKLISQIPFSCPQNSPYQFPFPPFSNSQFETQQTPTDSQNSPRSQVPAFSNPNFINLNDDCEETEDVREITGQWKWVEDNLLISAWLNVSIDPLVGTDQKAEAFLERIHQYYEEDNPGVIKRGVIAMKKRWSRINDGAKKFGACYEKAMKLVGSGSNLKTISDKAHELHLTTYSKKSNFDRHWFELRSQPKWRTPSTTESSKRTKLSHSGNYSSSGNNDTPTNENVVESPVRPQGTKAAKRRGKGKARTVEADGEYEELRGNACRKLNLMQELNQSRQLELETRQKEIEAKRSKVRWIYKSFGLILPK comes from the exons ATGGAACTGTCCAGCCAATTTAGCGTTGCAGCAAAAGCTGAAAAACTG ATTTCTCAAATTCCATTTTCATGTCCTCAAAATTCTCCGTACCAATTTCCATTTCCTCCATTTTCAAATTCACAATTTGAAACTCAACAAACACCCACTGATAGTCAAAATTCTCCACGTTCGCAAGTGCCGGCTTTTAGTAACCCAAATTTTATTAATCTAAATGATGATTGTGAAGAAACTGAAGATGTTCGAGAAATTACTGGTCAGTGGAAGTGGGTTGAAGATAACCTATTAATAAGTGCATGGTTGAATGTGTCAATTGATCCATTGGTCGGTACTGATCAAAAAGCTGAAGCATTTTTGGAACGAATTCATCAATATTATGAAGAAGATAATCCTGGTGTTATCAAGAGAGGAGTCATAGCTATGAAAAAAAGGTGGAGCCGGATAAACGACGGTGCTAAAAAATTTGGAGCATGTTATGAAAAGGCAATGAAGCTAGTGGGCAGCGGTTCAAACTTGAAAACTATATCTGATAAAGCTCATGAACTTCATTTAACTACATATAGCAAGAAGTCTAATTTTGATAGACACTGGTTTGAGCTTCGTAGTCAGCCCAAGTGGAGAACTCCTTCAACTACTGAAAGTTCAAAACGAACTAAATTAAGCCATTCTGGAAATTACTCATCATCGGGAAATAACGATACACCAACAAATGAAAATGTTGTTGAATCTCCGGTTCGTCCTCAAGGTACAAAAGCGGCTAAAAGGAGGGGAAAAGGGAAGGCAAGAACAGTAGAAGCAGATGGAGAGTATGAAGAATTACGAGGTAATGCATGTAGAAAGTTGAACCTGATGCAAGAATTGAATCAGAGTAGACAACTAGAACTTGAGACTCGACAGAAGGAGATTGAGGCGAAGCGAAGCAAAGTGAGATGGATTTACAAGTCATTTGGGCTGATACTACCAAAATGA
- the LOC141721667 gene encoding TMV resistance protein N-like, whose translation MKQEIEPVGRDNFSSFTANLPNREVADLEDRFLGVALWIVHLRLVFVSRKKHLHSSEDITSNVQPTDPSSCSSSSSSAPPKWDVFLSFYGKDTRRGFTSHLYSALDQQGILTFRDDPALDKGQEISSALLEAIKQSKIFIVVLSENYARSPWCLNELVQILKCKTTQIQVIPVFYYVDPSDVRHQKGSFREALNGHRKRHSVDMIEKWTSALSEIAALSGHRLRKEANEKESEIIQKIVGDVASRASTTVLHQEKNLFGIDSAVEEIYQLLSMESDAVRAIGICGMGGIGKTTIAKAFYNRYCNKFDISCFSVNVKQHSQGGSSLLQLLQQLLIDLLRKKDYKIPDVESGIRKLTHILHSKRALIVLDDLDCANYSELLASIGNLFPAGSKIIITTRDANLLNKLKADISEVDTYMVKTLGEIESLELFSYHAFRKSVPPESFKELSLNFVTHAGGLPLALKVLGSSLLGRTDESFWKEKLEKVKAIPENDIQKILQLSYDELEDETQKKIFLDIAFFVGKDKDEATDVFKSCDFFPGVGIQNLVDRCLVTIDEDNTLQMHNLIQDMGRELGKTTRLFLRGNAWKSLQNPEGKNNVEGLILDLTTSTNKQMSTVIFQRMHNLRLLQIIDANDITGSFENLLPKLRCIRWHYCPWKYLSSTFCPEDLVSFDMSGGKFKRLWKGPKPIKQMNYLTCLNLSKCSDLKRLPDSLGDMKALKKIDASWTAIEKLPDSITKLKGLITLKFYKCKKLRKLPQDIGNMQGLEYFDARLTAIEQLPDSFGGLVNLVELDLAYCKKLRNLPNSICKLKLLKGLYLSCCSNLEQLPEQLGKMQSLEYLSAANTAIEQLPDSIELLGKLKRLYFTDCKKLKFVPASIWNLTSVEDLSLHPGETDEISLPDSVKDMNKLWNLNLTCNVRLCLPMILCFPSLQMLTLTDDGPVLSSAIPFSLSKLFILRYLTLNNFTSLGSSLPELPLNLRDLNINNHTSLEQLPDLSSLGKLRDLKIEGCINLQSISLLPSHLNRLIIEECTSLQDVADLSILKELERLSFIGCNNLKSISLEQSFLEGKRPFKADLPNTEVAEWFNYKSSGHTVSFLVPPSFESNFLGLALWVVYTCKQKQKWKYMRAVIRNDTEGITENYPIFFVHSVAGEAQSRIQRIHNLTMKSGDRIKISIPGLLYSDSKLKVPVGEMKVKMCGIHVIPVKNC comes from the exons ATGAAGCAAGAAATTGAGCCT GTAGGACGAGACAACTTCTCTTCATTTACAGCCAATCTTCCAAACAGGGAGGTTGCAGACTTGGAAGATAGATTTTTAGGTGTTGCGCTCTGGATTGTTCATTTACGTCTCGTTTTCGTTTCCAGGAAAAAGCACCTGCATTCTTCCGAAGATATTACTAGTAATGTCCAACCAACCGACCCTTCTTCGTGttcctcctcttcttcttcaGCTCCGCCTAAGTGGGACGTGTTCTTGAGCTTTTACGGAAAGGACACTCGCAGAGGCTTTACTTCACATCTTTACTCTGCTTTGGATCAACAAGGAATTCTTACCTTCAGAGATGATCCTGCTCTTGACAAGGGACAAGAAATTTCTTCTGCACTACTTGAAGCAATTAAACAATCGAAGATTTTCATCGTTGTTCTCTCGGAGAACTATGCTCGTTCGCCATGGTGCCTTAATGAGCTCGTACAGATCCTTAAATGCAAGACAACACAAATTCAGGTGATTCCTGTATTTTACTATGTTGATCCATCAGATGTTCGACACCAGAAGGGGAGTTTCAGGGAAGCTCTTAATGGCCATAGAAAGCGTCATTCCGTTGATATGATCGAGAAGTGGACATCAGCTCTTTCTGAAATTGCTGCACTATCAGGACACCGTCTCAGGAAAGAAGCGAATGA GAAAGAATCAGAAATCATTCAAAAAATTGTAGGGGATGTGGCATCACGAGCATCTACAACTGTGTTACACCAAGAGAAAAATCTATTTGGGATAGATTCTGCTGTCGAAGAAATATATCAATTACTAAGCATGGAGTCTGATGCTGTACGTGCCATTGGTATCTGTGGGATGGGCGGAATTGGGAAGACTACAATTGCTAAAGCTTTCTACAACAGATACTGTAACAAATTCGATATTAGCTGCTTTAGCGTAAATGTTAAACAACATTCACAAGGTGGTAGTTCTCTACTTCAATTACTTCAGCAACTATTGATTGATCTTCTCCGAAAAAAGGATTATAAGATTCCTGATGTTGAAAGTGGAATTAGAAAACTGACACACATTCTTCATTCTAAGAGAGCTCTCATCGTTCTGGATGATTTGGACTGTGCAAACTATTCAGAATTGCTTGCGAGCATAGGCAACTTGTTTCCAGCTGGAAGTAAAATTATCATCACGACAAGAGATGCAAATCTGCTAAATAAATTAAAAGCAGATATATCAGAAGTTGATACATACATGGTGAAGACACTAGGAGAAATTGAGTCCTTGGAGCTTTTCAGCTATCACGCTTTTAGAAAATCAGTGCCGCCTGAAAGTTTCAAGGAGCTCTCCCTAAACTTTGTAACTCATGCCGGTGGTCTTCCATTAGCTCTTAAGGTGTTGGGGTCATCTTTACTGGGTAGGACGGATGAGTCATTCTGGAAAGAAAAGCTTGAAAAAGTTAAAGCAATCCCGGAGAATGATATACAGAAAATCCTTCAACTGAGCTACGATGAATTAGAGGATGAGACGCAGAAGAAAATTTTCCTCGATATTGCTTTCTTTGTCGGAAAGGACAAAGATGAGGCTACTGATGTTTTCAAATCTTGTGATTTCTTTCCTGGTGTTGGAATTCAAAATCTAGTGGACAGATGTCTAGTGACAATTGATGAAGATAATACGTTACAGATGCATAATCTTATCCAAGACATGGGAAGGGAACTTGGGAAGACTACACGCTTGTTCTTGAGAGGAAATGCCTGGAAGAGCTTGCAAAATCCAGAG GGAAAAAATAATGTTGAAGGCCTTATACTAGACTTGACAACTTCCACAAACAAGCAAATGAGTACAGTAATATTCCAAAGGATGCACAACTTGAGATTACTTCAAATAATTGATGCAAATGATATTACAGGAAGTTTTGAAAATTTACTTCCCAAATTAAGATGCATTAGGTGGCATTATTGTCCGTGGAAGTATTTGTCTTCTACCTTTTGTCCAGAAGATCTCGTCTCCTTTGACATGTCAGGTGGTAAATTCAAAAGATTATGGAAAGGACCAAAG CCCATCAAACAGATGAATTATCTCACTTGTTTGAATCTGAGCAAATGCTCTGATTTAAAACGATTACCTGATTCGTTGGGTGATATGAAGGCcttgaagaagattgatgcaAGTTGGACCGCAATTGAGAAACTGCCTGATTCAATTACTAAATTAAAGGGGTTGATTACATTGAAATTTTACAAATGCAAGAAGCTAAGAAAGTTACCTCAAGATATTGGGAATATGCAAGGCTTAGAGTATTTTGATGCACGTTTAACTGCAATTGAACAACTGCCAGATTCGTTTGGGGGCCTCGTCAATTTGGTTGAACTGGATTTGGCCTATTGCAAAAAGCTTAGAAATCTTCCAAATAGTATATGTAAGCTCAAGTTGCTTAAGGGACTATATTTGAGCTGTTGTTCAAACCTGGAGCAATTGCCTGAGCAATTGGGGAAGATGCAATCTTTAGAATACCTGTCTGCAGCTAACACAGCAATTGAACAACTGCCAGATTCTATTGAACTGCTGGGTAAGTTAAAAAGGTTGTATTTTACAGATTGCAAGAAGCTTAAATTTGTGCCTGCAAGTATCTGGAATCTTACCTCAGTTGAAGATTTAAGTCTTCACCCAGGGGAGACAGATGAAATCAGTTTGCCTGATTCAGTAAAAGATATGAACAAGTTATGGAATCTGAACCTGACTTGTAATGTAAGATTATGCCTGCCTATGATTTTATGTTTCCCTTCTTTGCAAATGTTAACTCTTACTGACGACGGACCGGTTCTCTCTTCGGCAATACCATTCAGCCTTTCTAAGCTTTTCATCCTACGATATCTTACATTGAATAACTTTACAAGTCTTGGGTCCTCCCTTCCGGAACTTCCTTTGAATTTAAGAGATTTGAACATAAATAATCACACTTCACTAGAGCAACTACCTGATTTATCGAGCTTAGGAAAGTTGCGAGACTTGAAAATAGAGGGATGCATCAACCTTCAATCAATCTCGTTACTTCCTTCTCATCTTAATAGACTTATCATTGAAGAATGCACAAGCCTACAAGATGTAGCAGATCTGTCAATTTTGAAGGAATTGGAACGATTGAGTTTTATCGGGTGCAACAATCTGAAGTCAATAAGTTTGGAACAGAGTTTCCTTGAG GGTAAACGACCATTTAAAGCTGATCTACCAAACACGGAGGTAGCAGAATGGTTCAACTATAAAAGCAGTGGGCATACAGTCTCTTTTCTTGTCCCGCCAAGCTTTGAATCGAACTTCTTAGGTCTTGCACTCTGGGTTGTGTATACATGCAAACAGAAACAGAAGTGGAAATACATGAGAGCTGTTATTAGGAATGACACGGAGGGCATAACGGAGAATTATCCCATCTTCTTTGTACATAGTGTAGCCGGTGAAGCACAGTCAAGGATACAACGCATACACAATCTCACAATGAAAAGTGGAGACAGAATTAAGATTTCTATTCCAGGCCTACTGTATTCTGATTCTAAACTTAAAGTTCCAGTTGGAGAAATGAAGGTGAAGATGTGTGGGATTCATGTTATACCAGTAAAGAATTGCTAG